A single Triticum dicoccoides isolate Atlit2015 ecotype Zavitan chromosome 2A, WEW_v2.0, whole genome shotgun sequence DNA region contains:
- the LOC119352750 gene encoding probable amidase At4g34880 codes for MPQPLLAVAAALVLLLFAAAAAHGFEIEEATVASIQLGFHNGSLTSVELVRFYLDRISRLNPLLHAVIEVNPDALRHAARADAERRSSSSGKCGALHGVPVLLKDNIATRDALNTTAGSFALLGSVARRDAGVVRRLRRAGAVVLGKANMDEWANFRSLAGTDGWSARGGQARNPYVLSASPCGSSTGSAIAAAASMAAVTVGTETDGSILCPASLNSVVGIKPTVGLTSRAGVVPITPRQDTVGPICRTVTDAVLVLDAIVGYDALDAAATSTASKYIPDGGYTQFLKKEGLNGKRIGIPNGFFSYANGTVQHTVYQQHIDTMRKQGAIVIEDLDIANLSVILDSLNNGQEIALAAEFKLSLNAYLPGLSYSPVRTLAEIIAFNDAHPVEEKMKEIGQIIFLVAENTTGIGAIEKAAISQLNKLSADGLEKLMREHELDAVVTPNDSASSVLAMGGMPAITVPGGYGKLGVPFGVSFGGLKGYEPRLIEMAYAFEQVTMVRKTPTFLP; via the exons ATGCCTCAGCCGCTCCTGGCAGTGGCCGCCGCGCTCGTGCTCCTgctgttcgccgccgccgccgcccatggcTTCGAGATCGAGGAGGCGACCGTGGCCAGCATCCAGCTAGGCTTCCACAACGGAAGCCTCACCTCCGTGGAGCTCGTCCGGTTCTACCTGGACCGCATCAGCCGCCTCAACCCACTGCTGCACGCCGTCATCGAGGTCAACCCGGATGCGCTCCGCCACGCCGCGCGCGCCGACGCAGAGCGCCGCTCCTCCTCGTCCGGCAAATGCGGGGCCCTGCACGGAGTCCCCGTCCTGCTCAAGGACAACATCGCCACCCGCGACGCGCTCAACACGACGGCCGGGTCCTTCGCCCTCCTCGGCTCCGTGGCCAGGCGGGACGCCGGTGTGGTGCGCCGGCTGCGGCGCGCGGGCGCTGTGGTGCTCGGCAAGGCCAACATGGACGAGTGGGCCAACTTCCGCAGCCTCGCCGGCACCGACGGCTGGAGCGCGCGCGGCGGCCAGGCCCGG AACCCGTACGTGCTGTCGGCGAGCCCGTGCGGGTCGAGTACGGGGTCGGCGATCGCCGCAGCGGCGAGCATGGCGGCGGTGACGGTGGGGACGGAGACCGACGGCTCCATACTCTGCCCGGCGTCGCTGAACTCGGTGGTGGGGATCAAGCCCACGGTGGGGTTGACCAGCCGAGCGGGGGTCGTCCCCATCACACCACGCCAAGATACCGTCGG GCCGATTTGCCGCACAGTGACAGATGCGGTGCTTGTGCTGGACGCCATCGTCGGCTACGACGCCCTCGACGCGGCAGCCACAAGCACAGCTTCCAAGTACATCCCCGATGGTGGATACACACAGTTCTTGAAGAAAGAGGGACTAAACGGGAAGAGGATCGGCATCCCCAATGGGTTCTTCAGCTACGCGAATGGGACCGTGCAGCACACAGTTTACCAGCAACATATAGACACAATGAG GAAACAAGGAGCAATAGTGATCGAGGACCTTGACATAGCGAATCTAAGTGTCATATTGGATTCCCTTAACAACGGACAAGAGATTGCATTAGCAGCAGAGTTCAAGTTAAGCCTCAACGCATATCTGCCGGGCTTATCCTACTCTCCAGTTCGAACGCTTGCAGAGATCATAGCTTTCAACGATGCACATCCCGTTGAG GAAAAGATGAAGGAAATTGGGCAGATCATCTTCCTGGTGGCCGAGAACACGACCGGCATTGGTGCCATTGAGAAAGCGGCGATCAGTCAGCTAAACAAGCTGTCCGCCGACGGGCTAGAGAAGCTGATGAGGGAGCATGAGCTGGACGCGGTCGTGACACCCAACGACTCCGCGTCCTCCGTGCTCGCCATGGGCGGCATGCCGGCCATCACCGTACCGGGTGGTTACGGCAAGCTAGGGGTGCCGTTTGGTGTCAGCTTCGGTGGGTTGAAGGGGTACGAGCCGAGGCTGATCGAGATGGCGTATGCGTTTGAGCAGGTTACCATGGTCAGGAAGACCCCCACTTTCTTGCCGTAG